One segment of Anopheles stephensi strain Indian chromosome 3, UCI_ANSTEP_V1.0, whole genome shotgun sequence DNA contains the following:
- the LOC118513908 gene encoding E3 ubiquitin-protein ligase lubel isoform X9: MSNNRQSTTTQSNSMASSPSNRFRGRNMPAWVQTESSDRVGPPPPPPPINNDPEYEVIDVANQQQYSNAPPPVPLKSPDIKRLTVMKCDLCGSVAPVVRCEQCDQNLFCVSCDDRYHRHPKRQTHVRKPIEPPAAVSPAPSMVKPPLPPKGEAGSSGPLPPPRRNKRPGSFHFPSPMFGRKQDQQTQHGVCPQGQPEQQQQQKPPPPPPSPALSLREKMNSLKRFIHPSNRPLPDPPENKIHSSNSSLDTVSKRSPSIGPNRSVSTTMEKIQSNTAATLDRMTLLQQRYRQHQEAMKSDGDRSRRASLTSNTDLQHSEFGDAMPQMPSGPRSLSTFNLHQPPPPQPNMWGFNPLHQAQSMAHFNPMQWNQMNAWMGRGSQNGSNMSLNLPHGYPPQDPSGYPPAWGNAWNGMYPYPMGMMPMMPGVAMPPPRSRANSRSRAASPALSIKSRKSTMSMRNLNRNSFIDDLTDDEDSDDGFHRSRGRGGDRRRRERLNSTSSIDFDEPELQPAQSFVRASSVKHSRFNRERRPGAGSSARSLIDYPVSRKITAPAARYDREELTRDRFDKMSLSSPRKEPSDSFTNESDLEPEGRRGASNRSRSGNESISSPRKINSDSLTNDSDADFERRRQAKLKAAQNNLTASRRMTSDSHTNDSEPDQDRRKQQKSKAAPVPPATKKPIPSSDSDGREKQRRKSDTKSPSSKVVGAAPKKIPSDSHTPDTDGSEQRRRFASKQQRLRKNSSTEFIANESDEEKPAKKPEPEQIVNGLLEFRTISPTKSDSDEQRHLKTVEIKNIINDTRSEVEYDHTDIPEHSPPPPAPVTPDREWECEFCTYVNEPGVKICAICCKTATIGVVSGVARSESEPHTRSPPPDVVQETPQVTEVKLQIVPPQKPTNGKPPGETKKKDVDDEMDTEMDQVVGGEVVKSFSDGLKQETVEIPTDETDHVEKRIVKEKVSTGCGPSPPREIVEVRAMPATAEETLRVRASIGTSPPPQDMSTQTYDSFEQVRHEIATQHQSVDKSDSEPPQEQTQTTSALYKRSYSLATPQLLQVERPASRNSISSDTQSLPPSPHELSPQPGLQSSSRYHANQALHQTSHPSQPSAPSHRYGQQQDESLSYLDRAIHQIIQTAATQTLGATGRPAAVPEENMYRTFNDLRHIDSKAPVKITTLPAGSGQPKKPMVTMQSKAMDDHQDPEDAVPQLAREQSKEMQNGTTTKEEPSEMTLLLREAERYQFTAEELQAAMNHCGEKHPVQWLRSNWNKLIETVQTLATKYGHEKRENTIGTISTVEAREALKMHKGNIWRAITECIEQRQRKYREIASKGNFTREDIVTSLTAHHGNLELALVELSKTQLKPFLMRIWGPPSGADNDSGNLLLHQALQEDRTGISSEIQQFISAHVEQELLGVGSASEKPEQAPEQDLQSAKEDIEPELQELTEHENTAPATSSPPPEEDPREEVCEERATSASNTEILKDIEALIMQMERKQESTNGTVLRNIQQLLSQLVDAEPSSRSPSATSIRSQASDQRIMSKSPIPVRANSKPTPNHSPNPDRTIEDDVRDFVQENIQDILPNLVQQVRQELDAVKVNLRTKPKSLEDDIRETLMRAEYTENDYSNIHYFPFDKTDDTPVVFPERQPPTKVKTQQSSAPDEMDEYANIQKFLERAIRNEKTTTVFDQMKRSSYLIDSSSDEARQTAESTDYYDLVSINEKLMHLFTKAPSKELQPVQQIETEAKNSSNEERHASPHLVKNHASLANDQEELPQQAAQELTPPAEIAAEKKGVKKRRGSRIPVNKNNYLYRRPVKSSSESDFEVLVTNSKPIQASMVAIDHVAELRHVVDNIERIEHAIEVGDEVGEGEDPEDFEIINEPIYINLPPKRDSSEADNVVEPQQVVMHEPDSIAGAITDSSAVIDSVREEPKQLAVKDPVLESPNTAEEAPQQTINTDAVVISAPTVEEPKTQDSTSVVPSMVEEPPLQPSEPAITAVIQPVVEEPAKVEPQDLSLSSSNMSQDQPIKTNAAEEIQPVAEASISDIKAPNLPEQPQSEVIQVEKTLVEETPANPTTVIEPQPTASAPVTNDPVPDTSSILSEDNEEEDVIRHSSKLANNLSELVLDTKRLIQQMKDEINSDIATFNEDDAAYGEEYYEDEYEDEWEGEEEEEEEEEEWDSNEEYDVDENGDFYEYEDDDDDGSVMFSEMTIIDSANGKSRSVEQPPNEVIPVQEPPQMILPIINMAVVRENERNSASEVSDLPLDSDFNDAMSVIEQSVGELRNMLHLTEQALGPLELASSLHHASSVETLQNSPEQSEISEITLVPEIHNTTAGEESSDRTLVADENLPMTMKDVQTLMNAKAVIGGFIKIVQQIEQTGEERAMQEHVSLPEESPMVIYDSVKTSSTETTDNKPPSVIERNAVNGTNAILEEPIGTTDETQEQANAEASVFSAGPHNQMETAGSNSTEAPITQAVEDTARNPQLPTVTQGPVTPPQPQDVPEDVKLNQSLVNPAAPRTLSAEEHPVTDVINTQDHTNVSNETQSSPIVAPDESQNILSNQHAAPEYVNANALELAEANGPSSAIPDYATVFKAGAKLQVIEPAVEAADTTNQNPDNQDPITNRESEQTPGTAAEALETQRSTSNESEITSVASQGTSVLPIKEEPNVGERTAPEAVDSSATSSQEPHVTEETPAADVAERVVSNSQTENTISTTVPETTHKQQDPEDPANSSKTNTPVTDDHHTEAPITTASIAEQPSSELNTTHLLNGHAPDNRTQSRASSEEPSSSFVEIQPSQVIVHTPQTETLPPQVVPLEAPPRTTNIYQNVDIHPPASTTTTTPATTPIKSPPTRSKSKAPKLTVKVASAATSQSEDGASPTTPPTPTGQKANAKASKTKLESKKKSTTTTTTANASSPTADSTGRRPSLTRKKSIGGGVFGPVQTNTVKNMQKEFLNKAKESPKPSTSKVTPKPAKLVQPKAFTARASATPPASTSKAATPASEEASTSSARSTPGPSEPMPGSSRDTTYMCEKLLKKKYRETCFSDEYQTTDDEDESRMTITESERTIIKSLVKPYEPNSDPPEVQAKQLLEDGLVQTQAQAELAVQLIELRYARDNAIWAATQCHTIDEARDLLQKECELCLGVFPMNEIVSMLKCTHTCCLECAKEYFTQEITNRSITNCNCPYCKEPDLNGPDVTEDDVLEYFSNLDILLKNIVDEEVHDLFQRKIRDRTLTKDPNFKWCVHCSSGFFARPKQRRLVCPDCGSITCASCRKPWESQHEGLTCDKFAEWKEANDPELQAEGVQRHLQTHGISCPNCKFRYSLARGGCMHFTCTQCKFEFCYGCNKPFMMGAKCSVSPYCAKLGLHAHHPRNCLFYLRDKEPRDLQNLLLMNNVSFDTEPSEQMKQELTNGEGAIMKCPIPLQKETPAGLMDMICSADVPENHAGLCRTHYVEYLVGTVSKAQIDPLPILDLTDCVQELRRRGIPLPERGPWDTDEIYREMCQKLVKEKIPLDN, translated from the exons ATGAGC AACAATCGACAGTCTACCACAACCCAGTCAAATAGTATGGCCTCAAGTCCTTCGAATAGATTCCGCGGCCGGAACATGCCTGCTTGGGTG CAGACCGAAAGCAGCGATCGTGTTGGTCCACCgcctccaccgccaccgatcAACAACGATCCCGAGTATGAGGTCATCGATGTGGCGAACCAGCAGCAATATTCCAATGCTCCACCTCCAGTACCGCTCAAGTCGCCAG ACATCAAACGGCTCACCGTGATGAAGTGCGATCTGTGCGGTTCCGTTGCGCCCGTCGTACGCTGCGAACAGTGCGACCAGAATCTGTTCTGTGTGTCCTGCGACGATCGTTACCATCGACACCCGAAACGCCAAACACATGTCAGAAAG CCGATCGAACCACCCGCGGCTGTGTCGCCGGCCCCGAGCATGGTGAAACCGCCGCTGCCACCGAAAGGTGAGGCCGGATCGAGCGGGCCACTGCCGCCGCCGAGAAGGAACAAGCGCCCCGGAAGCTTCCACTTTCCCAGTCCCATGTTTGGCCGCAAGCAGGACCAGCAG ACGCAACATGGAGTCTGTCCACAAGGacagccggagcagcagcaacagcagaagccGCCTCCACCGCCGCCGAGTCCCGCTCTCTCCTTGCGAGAAAAAATGAACTCCCTAAAGCGCTTCATTCATCCGTCGAACAGGCCACTGCCTGACCCTCCGGAGAATAAAATTCATT CTTCCAACTCATCCTTGGATACCGTCTCGAAACGTTCGCCTTCGATCGGGCCCAACCGATCCGTTTCGACCACGATGGAAAAGATCCAAAGCAATACGGCCGCCACCTTGGATCGTATGACGCTGCTACAGCAACGCTACCGACAGCACCAGGAAGCAATGAAGTCTGACGGAGATCGCAGTAGACGAGCGAGTCTTACGTCCAACACGGACCtgcag CACTCGGAGTTTGGCGATGCGATGCCGCAGATGCCTAGCGGGCCTCGAAGTCTCAGTACGTTCAACCTGCATcagccaccaccgccacagcCCAACATGTGGGGATTCAACCCGTTGCATCAG GCTCAGTCCATGGCACACTTCAATCCGATGCAGTGGAATCAGATGAATGCCTGGATGGGACGAGGATCGCAGAACGGGTCCAACATGAGTCTCAATCTACCGCACGGATATCCACCGCAGGACCCCTCGGGATATCCACCAGCGTGGGGCAACGCTTGGAATGGCATGTATCCCTACCCAATGGGTATGATGCCTATGATGCCAG GTGTCGCCATGCCTCCACCAAGATCCCGAGCGAACTCCCGATCGCGTGCTGCTTCACCGGCACTCAGCATCAAGTCACGTAAATCCACCATGTCCATGCGCAATCTCAACCGCAACAGCTTCATCGACGACCTTACCGACGATGAAGATTCGGATGATGGATTCCACCGCTCCCGAGGACGTGGTGGTGATCGCCGCCGCCGAGAGCGTCTCAACTCGACCAGCAGCATCGATTTCGACGAACCTGAACTACAACCAGCACAATCCTTCGTGCGTGCATCGAGTGTAAAACATTCGCGGTTCAACCGAGAGCGTCGTCCGGGGGCTGGATCCTCAGCTCGTTCGCTGATCGATTACCCAGTGTCGAGAAAGATCACGGCTCCGGCTGCTCGTTACGATCGTGAAGAGTTGACACGCGATCGCTTCGACAAGATGTCTCTTTCATCGCCCCGTAAAGAGCCATCCGATTCCTTCACCAACGAGTCCGATCTTGAGCCGGAAGGTCGACGTGGCGCCTCGAATAGATCACGCTCCGGCAACGAAAGCATCAGTTCACCGCGCAAAATCAACTCCGATTCGCTGACGAACGATTCCGATGCGGACTTTGAGCGTAGACGACAGGCTAAACTGAAGGCGGCTCAGAACAATCTGACCGCTTCGAGGCGCATGACATCCGATTCGCACACGAACGATTCCGAGCCGGATCAGGACCGTCGCAAACAGCAGAAGAGTAAGGCTGCCCCAGTACCTCCAGCAACAAAGAAACCCATACCAAGCTCCGATTCGGACGGGCGTGAGAAGCAGCGACGAAAGAGTGACACCAAGTCCCCGAGCTCCAAAGTTGTAGGTGCCGCGCCCAAAAAGATCCCCTCCGATTCACACACACCGGATACGGATGGATCGGAGCAGAGAAGACGTTTCGCCTCAAAACAACAGCGTCTGCGTAAGAACTCCAGCACCGAGTTCATCGCCAACGAATCGGACGAGGAAAAGCCGGCAAAGAAGCCCGAACCGGAACAGATTGTAAATGGACTGCTCGAGTTCCGTACCATCTCTCCAACGAAATCGGATTCTGACGAGCAGAGGCATCTGAAGACGGTCGAGATCAAGAACATCATCAACGACACCCGATCGGAGGTGGAGTACGACCACACGGACATCCCGGAACATTCACCACCTCCGCCAGCCCCCGTCACACCGGACCGTGAGTGGGAGTGTGAGTTCTGTACGTACGTCAACGAGCCCGGCGTGAAGATATGTGCCATCTGCTGCAAAACGGCCACGATCGGTGTGGTAAGCGGTGTGGCCCGGTCGGAGTCCGAACCACACACTCGATCACCGCCACCAGACGTTGTCCAGGAGACGCCTCAGGTTACCGAGGTGAAGCTGCAGATCGTACCGCCCCAGAAGCCGACCAACGGTAAGCCCCCAGGagaaacgaagaagaaag ATGTTGACGACGAGATGGACACCGAGATGGACCAGGTTGTTGGGGGCGAGGTTGTCAAGTCGTTTAGCGATGGGCTCAAGCAGGAAACAGTTGAGATTCCCACTGACGAAACTGACCACGTTGAGAAAAGGATTGTTAAGGAAAAGGTATCCACAGGTTGCGGTCCTTCGCCTCCGAGGGAAATTGTTGAGGTTCGAGCCATGCCAGCGACGGCAGAGGAAACATTGCGAGTCAGAGCTTCGATCGGGACATCACCACCTCCACAAGATATGTCCACTCAG ACATATGACTCATTTGAGCAGGTGCGTCATGAAATTGCCACCCAACATCAATCCGTCGATAAGTCCGACAGCGAACCGCCCCAGGAACAAACCCAAACAACGTCAGCACTTTACAAGCGATCGTACTCGCTTGCCACACCGCAGCTTCTCCAAGTTGAGCGTCCTGCAAGTCGCAACAGCATCTCGAGCGATACGCAG AGtctaccaccatcaccacacgAACTGAGTCCTCAGCCAGGTCTGCAGAGCTCGTCGCGGTACCACGCCAACCAAGCACTGCATCAAACGTCCCATCCGTCACAACCATCAGCCCCATCTCATCGCTACGGTCAGCAGCAGGATGAAAGCCTATCCTATCTGGACCGTGCCATCCATCAGATCATTCAAACGGCCGCGACTCAGACTCTCGGTGCTACGGGCCGTCCGGCAGCAGTTCCCGAGGAGAACATGTATCGCACATTTAACGATCTACGTCACATAGATTCGAAGGCACCGGTGAAGATCACCACACTGCCTGCTGGTAGTGGACAACCGAAGAAACCGATGGTGACAATG CAATCAAAAGCCATGGACGACCATCAAGATCCCGAGGATGCGGTGCCTCAGCTCGCGAGAGAGCAATCCAAAGAGATGCAGAATGGTACAACAACTAAAGAAGAGCCTTCGGAGATGACACTTCTTTTGCGG GAAGCAGAGCGATACCAATTTACCGCCGAAGAGTTGCAAGCTGCTATGAATCACTGTGGCGAGAAGCATCCGGTCCAGTGGCTTCGCAGCAACTGGAACAAACTGATCGAAACCGTACAAACATTGGCCACCAAGTATGGGCACGAAAAGCGAGAAAACACCATCGGCACCATCTCGACCGTGGAAGCTCGGGAAGCACTCAAAATGCATAAAGGCAACATCTGGCGTGCGATCACGGAATGTATCGAGCAGCGGCAGCGCAAATATCGTGAGATCGCCTCGAAGGGCAACTTCACCCGGGAGGACATCGTCACCAGTCTGACGGCGCACCACGGCAACCTTGAGCTGGCGCTGGTCGAGCTAAGCAAAACGCAGCTCAAACCGTTCCTGATGCGCATCTGGGGGCCACCGAGCGGGGCCGACAACGATAGTGGCAACTTGCTGCTACACCAAGCGCTCCAAGAGGATCGCACCGGAATCA GCAGCGAAATTCAACAGTTTATCAGTGCCCATGTGGAACAGGAATTGCTTGGAGTAGGATCAGCGTCCGAGAAACCAGAGCAAGCTCCGGAGCAAGACTTGCAATCCGCGAAAGAGGACATAGAGCCTGAATTGCAGGAGCTAACGGAACACGAAAACACAGCACCAGCAACGTCATCACCACCTCCGGAGGAAGATCCACGCGAAGAGGTATGTGAAGAACGCGCGACATCCGCTTCCAATACGGAAATATTAAAGGACATCGAGGCACTGATCATGCAAATGGAACGAAAGCAAGAGTCCACCAACGGAACGGTTTTGCGCAACATACAGCAACTGCTCAGCCAGCTGGTAGACGCCGAACCCAGCTCCAGGTCTCCATCGGCAACCTCAATACGATCGCAGGCAAGTGATCAGCGTATCATGAGCAAAAGTCCCATTCCCGTACGTGCGAACAGCAAGCCAACTCCGAACCATTCGCCCAATCCCGATCGAACCATCGAGGACGACGTACGTGACTTTGTACAGGAAAACATACAGGACATCCTGCCGAACCTGGTCCAACAGGTGCGGCAGGAGCTGGACGCGGTAAAGGTGAATCTACGGACGAAACCAAAATCATTGGAAGACGACATACGCGAGACGTTGATGCGGGCCGAATACACTGAGAACGATTACAGTAACATTCATTACTTTCCATTCGATAAAACCGACGACACGCCGGTAGTTTTCCCCGAGCGTCAGCCACCGACGAAGGTGAAGACACAACAGTCATCAGCTCCAGATGAAATGGATGAGTATGCCAATATTCAGAAATTTCTTGAACGTGCGATCCGAAACGAGAAAACAACTACCGTGTTTGACCAGATGAAGCGGAGCAGCTATCTGATCGATAGCAGCTCCGACGAAGCACGTCAAACGGCGGAGTCCACTGACTATTACGATTTGGTGTCGATCAATGAGAAGCTGATGCATCTGTTCACTAAGGCTCCTTCGAAGGAGCTTCAACCAGTACAACAGATCGAGACAGAAGCGAAGAATTCGTCTAATGAGGAAAGGCATGCATCTCCACATCTGGTCAAGAATCACGCTTCTTTAGCTAATGATCAAGAGGAACTTCCCCAGCAAGCTGCCCAAGAGTTAACGCCACCAGCAGAAATAGCAGCTGAGAAGAAGGGAGTCAAGAAACGACGAGGATCGCGCATTCCCGTCAACAAGAACAATTATCTCTACCGACGCCCTGTCAAGAGCTCTTCGGAGAGTGACTTTGAAGTACTGGTCACAAACTCGAAACCAATTCAAGCCTCCATGGTTGCTATCGATCATGTGGCGGAATTGCGACACGTGGTGGACAATATTGAGCGGATCGAGCATGCCATTGAGGTAGGAGATGAAGTCGGCGAAGGAGAGGATCCGGAAGATTTTGAGATCATAAATGAGCCTATCTACATCAATCTGCCTCCAAAGCGAGATTCTTCTGAGGCGGATAATGTGGTTGAACCACAACAGGTTGTAATGCATGAACCGGACTCGATTGCTGGTGCAATAACGGATTCCAGTGCTGTAATCGATTCAGTCAGGGAAGAACCTAAACAACTAGCAGTGAAAGACCCGGTACTGGAGAGTCCGAACACAGCTGAAGAAGCTCCTCAGCAAACAATCAATACTGATGCTGTTGTGATTAGTGCACCTACAGTAGAAGAGCCTAAAACGCAAGATTCTACATCTGTTGTGCCAAGTATGGTAGAAGAACCTCCTCTACAACCTTCAGAACCAGCTATTACTGCTGTTATTCAGCCAGTTGTAGAAGAACCAGCGAAGGTTGAGCCTCAAGATCTTTCTTTGAGCAGTTCGAATATGAGCCAGGATCAACCGATCAAAACAAATGCTGCCGAAGAGATCCAGCCAGTAGCTGAAGCTTCAATTTCAGATATAAAGGCACCAAATCTGCCAGAACAACCACAAAGTGAAGTGATTCAAGTAGAGAAGACTCTAGTAGAGGAAACTCCAGCTAATCCGACTACAGTAATAGAGCCTCAACCTACAGCTTCTGCCCCCGTTACAAACGATCCTGTCCCGGATACATCGTCCATATTATCAGAAGAtaatgaagaagaagacgtaATCAGGCATAGCTCCAAGCTCGCCAATAATCTTTCCGAGCTAGTTCTGGACACCAAGCGGCTCATTCAACAAATGAAGGACGAGATCAACTCCGACATAGCAACGTTCAACGAGGATGACGCAGCGTACGGGGAAGAATATTACGAGGACGAGTACGAAGACGAATGGGAAggcgaggaggaggaggaggaggaggaagaagagtGGGATTCCAACGAAGAGTACGATGTGGACGAGAATGGAGATTTCTACGAGTACgaagacgatgacgatgatggatCGGTAATGTTCTCCGAGATGACCATCATCGATTCTGCCAACGGAAAATCAAGAAGCGTCGAGCAACCGCCCAATGAAGTGATCCCAGTTCAAGAACCACCACAGATGATTCTGCCCATCATCAATATGGCGGTCGTAAgggaaaacgaacgaaacagtGCCTCGGAGGTGAGCGATCTTCCGCTGGACAGTGACTTCAACGATGCGATGAGTGTGATCGAACAATCGGTCGGTGAGCTAAGAAACATGCTACACCTAACCGAGCAAGCGCTTGGTCCTTTGGAACTTGCCTCTTCACTGCATCATGCTTCCAGTGTGGAAACGCTTCAAAACAGCCCAGAGCAGAGCGAGATAAGTGAGATCACCCTGGTGCCTGAGATACACAATACAACCGCGGGAGAAGAATCAAGCGATCGGACGCTGGTGGCGGACGAGAACCTTCCGATGACGATGAAGGATGTGCAAACGTTGATGAACGCCAAAGCAGTTATTGGAGGCTTTATCAAAATTGTACAGCAAATAGAACAAACTGGTGAAGAACGCGCGATGCAGGAGCACGTATCGTTGCCAGAGGAATCGCCAATGGTGATATACGATTCGGTGAAGACATCCTCAACGGAGACGACAGATAATAAGCCACCTTCTGTTATTGAGAGGAACGCTGTGAATGGGACGAACGCTATCCTGGAGGAACCAATCGGCACAACGGATGAAACACAAGAGCAAGCAAATGCTGAAGCGAGTGTTTTTAGTGCAGGCCCTCATAATCAAATGGAGACTGCAGGAAGTAATAGTACTGAGGCTCCAATCACTCAAGCTGTTGAAGATACGGCGAGGAACCCGCAATTGCCGACTGTTACCCAAGGTCCAGTAACACCTCCTCAACCACAAGATGTACCTGAAGATGTCAAGCTGAACCAAAGTTTAGTAAATCCAGCAGCTCCTCGTACACTCTCTGCAGAAGAGCATCCAGTGACTGACGTTATAAACACACAAGATCATAcgaatgtttcaaatgaaacGCAATCATCTCCGATTGTAGCTCCTGACGAATCCCAGAACATACTTTCGAATCAGCATGCAGCACCCGAGTATGTCAATGCAAACGCCTTAGAGCTGGCTGAAGCGAATGGTCCTAGCTCGGCCATTCCCGATTACGCAACAGTATTTAAAGCAGGAGCCAAACTTCAAGTCATTGAGCCTGCAGTAGAAGCAGCTGATACTACAAACCAGAATCCAGATAATCAAGATCCAATTACTAATCGAGAGAGTGAGCAAACTCCtggaacagcagcagaagcctTAGAAACACAGAGGAGCACTTCAAATGAATCAGAAATCACGTCAGTTGCTAGCCAAGGTACTTCCGTACTGCCAATCAAAGAAGAACCAAACGTTGGGGAGAGAACAGCACCCGAGGCTGTTGATTCTTCGGCCACGAGTTCCCAAGAGCCGCATGTAACGGAGGAAACTCCAGCGGCTGATGTTGCGGAACGTGTTGTTAGCAACTCACAGACTGAGAACACGATCAGTACAACTGTTCCAGAAACTACTCACAAACAACAAGATCCTGAGGATCCTGCAAACTCATCCAAAACCAACACACCAGTGACAGACGATCATCACACTGAAGCTCCCATTACTACTGCTAGTATAGCTGAGCAGCCTTCATCGGAGCTAAATACGACCCATTTGCTCAACGGACATGCACCGGACAATCGTACCCAATCTCGTGCCTCTTCCGAAGAGCCTTCATCCAGCTTCGTCGAAATACAACCATCACAGGTCATTGTTCACACACCCCAAACGGAAACTCTTCCACCACAAGTCGTTCCACTCGAAGCACCACCCCGCACCACAAACATCTACCAAAATGTGGACATTCATCCCCCCGCTtcaaccaccactaccaccccCGCTACTACCCCCATCAAGAGTCCACCCACCCGCTCAAAATCGAAAGCCCCCAAACTAACCGTTAAAGTTGCATCCGCCGCTACTTCGCAGTCGGAGGATGGTGCCTCCCCGACAACGCCACCAACTCCCACTGGCCAGAAGGCTAACGCCAAAGCTTCCAAAACTAAACTCGAAAGTAAGAAgaaatccaccaccaccaccaccaccgcaaaCGCCTCATCCCCCACGGCCGATTCGACCGGCCGTCGGCCATCGCTCACGCGCAAGAAATCGATCGGTGGTGGCGTGTTTGGACCGGTGCAAACAAACACGGTCAAGAACATGCAGAAAGAGTTCCTGAACAAGGCGAAGGAATCGCCCAAACCGAGCACGTCCAAGGTTACGCCCAAACCGGCCAAGCTCGTACAGCCGAAGGCGTTTACCGCCCGCGCGTCCGCTACACCGCCCGCTTCCACGAGCAAAGCTGCCACACCGGCCTCCGAGGAGGCTAGTACCTCCTCGGCTAGATCCACGCCCGGGCCGAGTGAACCGATGCCGGGCAGTTCGCGCGATACGACGTACATGTGCGAGAAGCtgctgaagaagaagtatCGCGAAACGTGCTTTAGCGATGAGTACCAAACGACCGATGACGAGGACGAAAGCCGGATGACGATCACCGAAAGCGAGCGCACCATTATCAAGAGCCTGGTGAAACCGTACGAACCGAACAGTGACCCGCCAGAA GTCCAGGCGAAGCAGCTGCTAGAGGATGGTCTAGTACAAACTCAGGCCCAAGCAGAGCTCGCCGTGCAGCTGATTGAGCTTCGATACGCCCGAGATAACGCGATCTGGGCCGCGACACAGTGCCACACGATCGATGAAGCGCGAGATCTCCTGCAAAAGGAATGTGAACTTTGTCTCGGTGTGTTCCCGATGAACGAGATCGTGTCGATGCTGAAATGTACGCACACTTGCTGTCTCGAATGTGCCAAGGAGTACTTCACGCAGGAGATCACCAACCGGTCGATCACCAACTGCAACTGTCCGTACTGTAAAGAGCCGGATCTGAACGGGCCGGACGTGACGGAAGATGATGTGCTGGAGTACTTCTCGAACTTGGACATTCTGCTGAAGAACATTGTCGACGAGGAGGTGCACGATCTATTCCAGCGCAAGATCCGCGATCGTACGCTCACGAAGGATCCCAACTTTAAGTGGTGTGTCCACTGCTCGAGTGGATTCTTCGCGCGGCCCAAGCAGCGACGTCTGGTCTGTCCGGACTGTGGGTCGATCACTTGTGCCTCGTGTCGGAAGCCG TGGGAATCTCAGCACGAAGGATTAACGTGCGATAAGTTTGCCGAgtggaaggaagcaaacgaCCCGGAACTACAGGCCGAAGGTGTTCAGCGTCATCTGCAGACGCACGGTATTAGCTGCCCGAATTGCAAGTTCCGCTACTCGCTGGCCCGTGGAGGTTGTATGCACTTTACCTGCACGCAATGCAAGTTCGAGTTCTGTTACGGATGCAACAAACCGTTCATGATGGGTGCCAAGTGTAGTGTATCGCCGTACTGTGCCAAGCTGGGGCTGCATGCCCATCATCCGAGGAACTGTCTGTTCTATCTGCGCGACAAGGAGCCTCGGGATCTGCAAAACTTGCTGCTG ATGAACAACGTGTCCTTTGACACCGAGCCTTCGGAGCAAATGAAACAGGAGCTGACGAATGGAGAAGGTGCCATCATGAAGTGTCCCATTCCACTGCAAAAGGAAACACCGGCCGGTCTGATGGATATGATCTGCAGTGCAGACGTACCCGAGAATCATGCCGGATTGTGCAG AACCCATTACGTTGAATATTTGGTCGGTACGGTATCGAAAGCGCAGATCGATCCGCTACCGATACTGGATCTAACCGATTGTGTCCAAGAGTTGCGCCGGCGCGGCATACCACTCCCGGAACGGGGTCCCTGGGACACCGATGAAATTTATCGGGAAATGTGCCAGAAg CTCGTTAAGGAGAAAATTCCTCTTGACAATTAG